A single genomic interval of Vicia villosa cultivar HV-30 ecotype Madison, WI unplaced genomic scaffold, Vvil1.0 ctg.001992F_1_1, whole genome shotgun sequence harbors:
- the LOC131637426 gene encoding D-ribulose kinase-like yields the protein MLSLIYSEILKMLRLWGLLYFDAEIYYPHDVLNVPKGYHKLKSKESDQAHIMTSGNLLVEVTSLGSTLAIKLLSNTRIEDSRFGVYSHRLDDKWLVGGASNTGGVVLKQLFTDDQLKKLSEQINPSQSSLLDYYPLPKAGERFPIAYI from the exons ATGCTGTCACTTATATATTCAGAAATTCTGAAAATGCTTCGATTGTGGGGCCTTTTGTATTTTGATGCTGAAATTTACTACCCTCATGATGTTCTGAATGTTCCAAAAGGATACCATAAGCTGAAAAGCAAGGAATCAGACCAAGCACACATAATGACATCAGGGAACTTATTGGTTGAG GTCACTTCATTGGGTTCAACACTTGCTATTAAACTATTAAGCAACACAAGAATTGAGGATTCTCGGTTTGGGGTGTATAGTCATCGCCTTGATGATAAATGGCTTGTTGGCGGTGCTTCAAACACTGGTGGAGTTGTTCTTAAACAGCTATTCACCGATGATCAATTAAAGAAACTGAGTGAACAAATCAATCCCTCACAATCATCTCTTCTGGACTACTATCCTCTTCCAAAAGCTGGTGAAAGATTTCCAATTGCATATATTTAA